A single Pseudomonas sp. MM223 DNA region contains:
- the rluD gene encoding Ribosomal large subunit pseudouridine synthase D (*Name rluD): MMSAPANPGTKEAVFNHKLAAETKGCAPAESSMSEIIQLSAEVPSELGGQRLDQVAAQLFAEYSRSRLTSWIKEGRLTVDGAVVRPRDTVHGGSLLALQAEQEAQGEWIAEDIELDIVYEDDHIMVINKPAGLVVHPAAGHASGTLLNALLHHVPDIVNVPRAGIVHRLDKDTTGLMVVAKTLQAQTKLVEQMQARKVSRIYECIVIGVVTAGGKIDAPIGRHGGMRQRMAVTDGGKPAVSHYRVLKRFRSHTHVRVKLETGRTHQIRVHMAHVGFPLVGDQTYGGRFRIPPAASPTMVEAVKTFPRQALHARFLALAHPITGEIMKWESPLPDDFLWLLSLLNEDRESFIG; the protein is encoded by the coding sequence ATGATGAGCGCCCCGGCCAACCCCGGGACAAAAGAAGCCGTATTTAACCACAAGCTCGCAGCCGAAACCAAAGGCTGTGCGCCCGCCGAATCGAGCATGTCCGAGATCATTCAACTTAGCGCAGAGGTACCGTCCGAACTGGGCGGCCAACGCCTCGACCAGGTCGCCGCCCAATTGTTCGCTGAGTACTCGCGTTCGCGGCTTACTTCGTGGATCAAAGAGGGCCGCCTGACGGTCGATGGCGCCGTTGTGCGCCCTCGAGACACCGTCCATGGTGGCTCGCTGCTGGCACTGCAGGCCGAACAAGAGGCCCAGGGCGAGTGGATCGCAGAAGATATCGAACTGGATATCGTCTACGAAGACGACCACATCATGGTAATCAACAAGCCTGCCGGGCTGGTTGTGCACCCGGCCGCCGGTCATGCCAGCGGTACGCTGCTCAATGCGCTGCTGCACCACGTGCCAGACATCGTCAACGTACCGCGCGCCGGTATTGTTCACCGGCTGGATAAAGACACCACCGGCCTGATGGTGGTAGCCAAGACCTTGCAGGCGCAGACCAAACTGGTCGAGCAGATGCAGGCGCGCAAGGTCAGCCGCATCTATGAATGCATCGTGATCGGTGTGGTGACTGCCGGCGGCAAGATCGACGCCCCGATCGGCCGCCACGGTGGCATGCGCCAGCGTATGGCTGTGACCGACGGCGGCAAGCCGGCGGTCAGCCACTACCGTGTGCTCAAGCGCTTCCGTTCGCACACCCACGTGCGGGTGAAGCTGGAAACCGGCCGTACCCACCAGATTCGCGTGCACATGGCCCACGTTGGTTTCCCGCTGGTCGGTGACCAGACGTACGGTGGGCGCTTCCGCATTCCACCGGCTGCCAGCCCGACCATGGTCGAGGCGGTGAAAACCTTCCCGCGCCAGGCGCTGCATGCGCGCTTCCTGGCGTTGGCCCACCCGATTACCGGTGAAATCATGAAGTGGGAATCGCCACTGCCCGATGATTTCCTCTGGTTGCTGTCGCTGTTGAACGAAGACCGCGAGAGCTTTATCGGATGA
- the yfiH gene encoding Polyphenol oxidase (*Name yfiH): protein MSGLTQSLLFPDWPAPASVRACVTTRQGGVSLPPYETFNLGDHVGDDPAAVAENRHRLSDTFAIQPAWLKQVHGLVVADADPAVVAEADASWTDQPGIACTVMTADCLPALFCDRAGTRVAAAHAGWRGLAGGVLEATLDRLALPPEEVLVWLGPAIGPQAFEVGLEVRDAFTAVHPEAARAFVEGQRPGKLMADIYELARIRLAARGVTAVYGGGLCTVSDERFFSYRRTPQGGRFASLVWLDPR, encoded by the coding sequence ATGAGTGGCCTGACGCAGTCGCTGCTGTTTCCCGACTGGCCTGCTCCGGCCTCGGTTCGCGCCTGTGTCACCACCCGTCAGGGCGGCGTCAGCCTGCCGCCCTACGAAACCTTCAACCTTGGTGACCACGTAGGGGATGACCCCGCTGCGGTTGCCGAGAACCGCCATCGCCTCAGCGACACGTTCGCCATCCAGCCAGCCTGGCTCAAACAGGTGCATGGGCTGGTGGTGGCGGATGCCGACCCGGCCGTGGTGGCCGAGGCCGACGCCAGCTGGACCGACCAGCCTGGCATTGCCTGTACCGTGATGACCGCCGATTGCCTGCCTGCGCTGTTCTGCGACCGGGCCGGTACGCGCGTGGCGGCGGCGCATGCTGGCTGGCGCGGGTTGGCTGGCGGTGTGCTGGAAGCCACCTTGGACCGCCTGGCACTGCCGCCTGAAGAGGTGCTGGTGTGGTTGGGGCCGGCCATCGGCCCACAGGCCTTCGAAGTAGGGCTGGAGGTGCGTGATGCCTTTACGGCGGTGCACCCAGAAGCGGCCCGAGCTTTCGTCGAAGGCCAGCGGCCCGGCAAGTTGATGGCTGACATCTATGAGCTGGCGCGCATTCGTCTGGCCGCCCGTGGGGTGACTGCCGTTTATGGCGGTGGCTTGTGCACGGTCAGCGATGAGCGGTTCTTCTCCTATCGCCGTACCCCGCAGGGTGGGCGTTTCGCTTCTTTGGTCTGGCTGGATCCTCGCTAG
- the clpB gene encoding Chaperone protein ClpB (*Name clpB), whose product MRIDRLTSKLQLAISDAQSLAVGMDHPAIEPVHLMQALLEQQGGSIKPLLMQVGFDINTLRQALVKELDQLPKIQNPTGDVNMSQDLARLLNQADRLAQQKGDQFISSELVLLAAMDENSKLGKLLLSQGVSKKALENAITNLRGGEAVNDANAEESRQALDKYTVDLTKRAEEGKLDPVIGRDDEIRRTVQVLQRRTKNNPVLIGEPGVGKTAIAEGLAQRIINGEVPDGLKGKRLLALDMGALIAGAKYRGEFEERLKGLLNELSKQEGQIILFIDELHTMVGAGKGEGAMDAGNMLKPALARGELHCVGATTLNEYRQYIEKDAALERRFQKVLVEEPSEEDTIAILRGLKERYEVHHKVAITDGAIIAAAKLSHRYITDRQLPDKAIDLIDEAASRIRMEIDSKPEVLDRLDRRLIQLKVESQALKKEEDEAAKKRLEKLTEEIERLEREYSDLEEIWASEKAEVQGSAQIQQKIEQARQELETARRKGDLSRMAELQYGVIPDLERSLQMVDQHGKTENQLLRNKVTEEEIAEVVSKWTGIPVSKMLEGEREKLLKMEALLHQRVIGQNEAVTAVANAVRRSRAGLSDPSRPSGSFLFLGPTGVGKTELCKALAEFLFDTEEAMVRIDMSEFMEKHSVARLIGAPPGYVGYEEGGYLTEAVRRKPYSVVLLDEVEKAHPDVFNVLLQVLEDGRLTDSHGRTVDFRNTVIVMTSNLGSAQIQELVGDREAQRAAVMDAVGAHFRPEFINRIDEVVVFEPLGREQIAGITEIQLGRLRSRLLERELSLSLSPEALDKLIAVGYDPVYGARPLKRAIQRWIENPLAQLILAGQFVPGTSITATVEGDEIVFG is encoded by the coding sequence ATGCGAATAGACCGTTTGACCAGCAAGTTGCAATTAGCAATATCCGATGCTCAATCCTTGGCCGTTGGCATGGACCACCCAGCCATCGAGCCTGTGCACCTGATGCAGGCATTGCTCGAACAGCAGGGCGGTTCGATCAAGCCGCTGCTGATGCAGGTTGGCTTCGACATCAACACCCTGCGCCAGGCGCTGGTGAAAGAGCTCGACCAGCTACCGAAAATCCAGAACCCTACCGGCGACGTGAACATGTCGCAGGACCTGGCACGCCTGCTTAACCAGGCCGACCGCCTGGCCCAGCAGAAGGGCGACCAGTTCATTTCCAGCGAACTGGTGTTGCTGGCTGCCATGGACGAAAACAGCAAGCTCGGCAAGCTGCTGCTGAGCCAGGGCGTGAGCAAAAAGGCCCTGGAAAACGCCATCACCAACCTGCGTGGCGGTGAGGCAGTGAATGACGCCAACGCCGAAGAGTCGCGCCAGGCGCTGGACAAGTACACCGTCGACCTCACCAAGCGTGCCGAAGAAGGCAAGCTGGACCCGGTGATTGGCCGTGACGACGAAATCCGCCGTACCGTGCAGGTGCTGCAACGCCGTACCAAGAACAACCCGGTGCTGATCGGTGAGCCTGGCGTGGGTAAAACCGCCATCGCCGAAGGCCTGGCCCAGCGCATCATCAATGGTGAAGTGCCTGATGGCCTCAAGGGCAAGCGCCTGCTGGCGCTGGACATGGGCGCGCTGATTGCCGGTGCCAAGTACCGCGGTGAGTTCGAAGAGCGTTTGAAAGGCCTGCTGAACGAGCTGTCCAAGCAGGAAGGCCAGATCATCCTGTTCATCGACGAACTGCACACCATGGTCGGCGCCGGCAAAGGCGAGGGCGCCATGGACGCTGGCAACATGCTCAAGCCTGCCTTGGCCCGTGGCGAATTGCACTGCGTCGGTGCCACCACGCTGAACGAGTACCGCCAGTACATCGAGAAGGACGCCGCCCTGGAGCGCCGCTTCCAGAAGGTGCTGGTAGAGGAGCCGAGCGAGGAAGACACCATCGCGATCCTGCGTGGCCTGAAAGAGCGCTATGAAGTGCACCACAAGGTGGCCATCACCGACGGTGCCATTATCGCAGCGGCCAAGCTTAGCCACCGCTACATCACCGACCGCCAGCTGCCAGACAAGGCGATCGACCTGATCGACGAAGCGGCCAGCCGCATCCGCATGGAGATCGACTCCAAGCCGGAAGTGCTCGACCGCCTGGATCGCCGCCTGATCCAGCTGAAGGTGGAATCGCAGGCGCTGAAGAAAGAGGAAGACGAAGCGGCGAAAAAGCGCCTCGAGAAGCTGACCGAAGAAATCGAGCGGCTGGAGCGTGAATATTCCGACCTGGAAGAAATCTGGGCATCGGAAAAGGCCGAAGTGCAGGGCTCTGCGCAAATCCAGCAAAAGATCGAACAGGCCCGCCAGGAGCTGGAAACCGCCCGTCGCAAAGGCGACTTGAGCCGCATGGCCGAGCTGCAATACGGGGTAATCCCCGACCTGGAGCGCAGCCTGCAGATGGTCGACCAGCACGGCAAGACCGAAAACCAGTTGCTGCGCAACAAGGTGACCGAGGAAGAAATTGCCGAAGTGGTGTCGAAGTGGACCGGTATTCCGGTGTCCAAGATGCTGGAAGGCGAGCGCGAGAAGCTGCTGAAAATGGAAGCGCTGCTGCACCAGCGCGTGATCGGCCAGAACGAGGCGGTAACCGCCGTGGCCAACGCCGTGCGCCGCTCGCGTGCCGGGTTGTCCGACCCGAGCCGGCCAAGCGGTTCGTTCCTGTTCCTTGGCCCAACCGGTGTGGGCAAGACCGAACTGTGCAAGGCGCTGGCCGAGTTCCTGTTCGACACCGAAGAGGCGATGGTGCGCATCGACATGTCCGAGTTCATGGAGAAACACTCCGTGGCTCGCCTGATCGGTGCACCACCAGGGTATGTAGGGTATGAAGAGGGCGGCTACCTGACCGAGGCCGTACGGCGCAAGCCCTACTCGGTGGTGCTGCTGGACGAGGTGGAGAAAGCCCACCCGGATGTGTTCAACGTGCTGTTGCAGGTGCTGGAGGACGGCCGCCTGACCGACAGCCACGGACGCACCGTGGACTTCCGCAACACGGTGATCGTGATGACCTCCAACCTGGGCTCGGCACAGATCCAGGAACTGGTAGGCGACCGCGAGGCACAGCGTGCGGCGGTGATGGATGCAGTGGGCGCGCACTTCCGTCCGGAGTTCATCAACCGCATCGACGAAGTGGTGGTGTTCGAGCCACTGGGCCGCGAGCAGATTGCTGGCATTACCGAGATCCAGCTGGGCCGCCTGCGCAGCCGTCTGCTGGAACGCGAACTGTCGCTGAGCCTGAGCCCAGAGGCGTTGGACAAGCTGATTGCCGTGGGTTACGACCCGGTGTACGGCGCACGGCCGCTGAAGCGGGCTATCCAGCGCTGGATCGAAAACCCGCTGGCGCAGCTGATTCTGGCCGGCCAGTTTGTGCCGGGTACCTCGATTACCGCCACGGTGGAAGGCGACGAAATCGTCTTTGGGTAA